The proteins below come from a single Zea mays cultivar B73 chromosome 8, Zm-B73-REFERENCE-NAM-5.0, whole genome shotgun sequence genomic window:
- the LOC100276701 gene encoding uncharacterized protein LOC100276701 — MASAGEAPSTLLRFLYFVGAGVICTKAINTYRDYEHKKESTAALAAAESALAAAAAAEPAPATAAAKP; from the exons ATGGCCTCCGCCGGCGAGGCCCCCAGCACGCTCCTCCGCTTCCTCTACTTCGTCGGCGCCGGAG TAATCTGCACCAAGGCCATCAACACCTATCGCGACTACGAGCACAAGAAGGAGTCCACCGCCGCCCTCGCCGCCGCCGAATCGGCGTTGGCTGCTGCCGCGGCGGCCGAGCCCGCTCCTGCAACCGCCGCCGCGAAGCCCTGA